The following proteins are encoded in a genomic region of Lachnospiraceae bacterium KM106-2:
- a CDS encoding melibiose carrier protein, Na+/melibiose symporter produces MKLSGREKVSYGLGAVGKDMVYALVSGFLMFYYNDTLHISATFIGLVFMAARVFDAFNDPLMGVVVEKTHSKMGKYRPWLLSGTVLNAAILFAMFSVPESVTGTSLKIYIAAAYVLWGVTYTMMDIPFWSMIPAITDAGQDRENMTVIARSCAGVGNAIATMFTIEVVRVLGGGNSRIGYKWCALIAAIIFVIFELITVANVREKHVEKKETPSVKDLLKALIQNDQALVVVVAIILFNGSLYLTQQLSLYFFKYYLNQYSFYTMFAAIGGATQIIAMMFFPVLRKKFGRMKIFVGSIICALGGYATLFALASFGVKNVYVICIPSIFVFFGFGLITVLTTIFLADTVDYGEYKNNSRNESVIFSMQTFVVKLASAISALIAGVGIDVIRLDTQAKAQTASTLFGMRIIMMIIPMIGILGAMLFFRRKYKLSETYLEEISQELKERN; encoded by the coding sequence ATGAAGTTATCAGGAAGAGAAAAGGTCTCATATGGCCTCGGAGCAGTCGGCAAAGATATGGTTTATGCACTAGTATCAGGTTTTTTAATGTTTTATTATAACGATACGCTTCACATTAGTGCAACTTTTATCGGTTTAGTATTTATGGCAGCAAGAGTATTTGATGCATTTAATGACCCTCTAATGGGAGTCGTTGTAGAAAAGACACATAGCAAAATGGGAAAATATCGTCCTTGGTTATTATCTGGTACCGTATTAAATGCAGCGATTCTATTTGCCATGTTTAGTGTGCCGGAATCAGTAACTGGTACAAGCTTAAAGATTTATATTGCAGCAGCCTATGTATTATGGGGTGTTACGTATACAATGATGGATATCCCTTTCTGGTCAATGATCCCAGCAATTACAGATGCCGGACAAGATCGAGAAAATATGACTGTAATCGCAAGAAGTTGTGCGGGTGTTGGTAATGCCATCGCAACTATGTTTACGATCGAAGTCGTTAGAGTTCTTGGTGGTGGAAATTCAAGAATCGGTTATAAATGGTGTGCTTTAATTGCAGCTATCATCTTTGTTATTTTTGAATTGATCACAGTTGCCAATGTTAGAGAAAAACATGTTGAGAAAAAGGAAACTCCTAGTGTAAAAGATTTATTAAAAGCATTAATACAAAATGATCAAGCATTAGTAGTGGTTGTTGCGATCATCTTATTTAATGGTTCATTATATTTAACACAACAATTATCTTTATACTTCTTTAAATATTATTTAAATCAATATAGTTTCTATACCATGTTCGCTGCGATCGGTGGTGCAACACAGATCATCGCTATGATGTTCTTCCCTGTATTACGTAAGAAATTCGGAAGAATGAAGATCTTCGTAGGAAGTATCATTTGTGCGCTTGGCGGATATGCTACTTTATTTGCTTTAGCAAGTTTTGGAGTTAAAAACGTATATGTAATCTGTATTCCATCTATTTTCGTATTCTTTGGATTCGGTCTTATTACGGTATTAACAACTATTTTCTTAGCTGATACTGTAGACTATGGAGAATATAAAAATAATTCAAGAAATGAAAGTGTTATCTTCTCTATGCAGACATTCGTAGTTAAGTTAGCAAGTGCAATCTCTGCTTTGATCGCTGGTGTTGGTATTGATGTGATTCGATTAGATACCCAAGCAAAAGCGCAAACAGCAAGTACGTTATTTGGAATGCGTATTATCATGATGATCATCCCAATGATCGGTATTTTAGGTGCTATGTTATTTTTCCGTAGAAAATATAAATTATCTGAAACTTATCTTGAAGAAATCAGTCAGGAATTAAAAGAGAGGAACTAA
- a CDS encoding alpha-galactosidase, whose product MITQNDKVFGLHTKNTSYCFRVLESGHLEHLHYGRKIRMEDGYLPLVEERTFVEGNAIAYDNQYPGLSFENMCLEVSTLGTGDVREPMVQLTYADGSTTSDFRYDSHEILEEMEDRETLPGSYGTCETLKMKLKDANHNVWLYLYYQVYEECDVITRSAKIVNEEKEAIQLNRFLSNQVDFDENRFELLTFHGSWTNEMNRDTVSLTHGIYVNDSKTGTSSNRSNPLMILKDEDASEDYGDCYGFNLIYSGNHFEAVEVTGYEKVRFLSGIQPNGFSYELNMGEAFESPEAIMTFSHEGLNEMSHHMHAFVQDHVVRGPWRTKERPILINSWESFYFDYNQSKLLKLAKQAKSAGVELFVIDDGWFGERNSDDCSLGDWDVNPKKFPGGLMDFTKKIKALDMEVGIWIEPEMVNEKSKLYEEHPDWIVGIPNQRQALGRNQYILDLTRSEVRDHIVAKICALLETSGVSYVKWDMNRIFTDQYSISLPANRQGEFMHRYVMGLYEVLGRITSRFPEVLLESCAASGNRFDLGMLCYSQQIWASDNTDAVCRARIQYGYSYGYPMSALACHVSSCPNHQTLRNTPFETRFQVAAFGVLGYECNIAELSSFELEQMKEQIRFYKENRKNLQFGTFYRSEDSTKGNYQWITVSKDQRKAYAFLMQKEIHAHHAACKLKVRGLNKEFIYELKNRPLKFSIKDFGSLVNTVSPVHIKKDSIAESIADRFVKMDSEKEHKVASGDVFMYGGVKLRPSFCGVGYNENTRFFTEYGSRIYVIQAI is encoded by the coding sequence ATGATTACACAAAATGACAAAGTCTTTGGACTTCATACAAAGAACACATCTTACTGCTTTCGTGTATTAGAGAGCGGACATTTAGAACATCTTCATTATGGACGTAAAATTCGTATGGAAGACGGTTATCTTCCATTAGTAGAAGAAAGAACATTTGTTGAAGGAAATGCGATTGCCTATGACAATCAATATCCTGGCTTATCATTTGAAAATATGTGTCTTGAGGTTTCTACCCTTGGAACAGGCGATGTAAGAGAACCAATGGTTCAGCTTACTTATGCAGATGGTTCTACAACTTCAGATTTTCGATATGATTCTCATGAGATCCTAGAAGAGATGGAAGATAGAGAAACGCTTCCAGGCTCTTATGGAACCTGTGAAACATTAAAGATGAAATTAAAAGATGCGAATCATAATGTATGGCTTTATCTTTATTATCAGGTCTATGAAGAATGTGACGTGATCACAAGAAGTGCAAAGATCGTAAATGAAGAGAAAGAAGCAATCCAATTAAATCGTTTCTTAAGTAACCAAGTAGATTTTGATGAAAATCGTTTTGAGCTATTAACATTCCACGGAAGCTGGACCAATGAAATGAATCGTGACACAGTTTCCTTAACTCATGGTATTTACGTGAATGATTCCAAGACAGGTACTTCTTCGAATCGCTCGAATCCTCTTATGATCTTAAAAGATGAGGATGCTAGCGAAGATTATGGTGATTGCTATGGATTCAACTTAATTTATAGTGGAAATCATTTTGAAGCAGTAGAAGTAACTGGTTATGAAAAGGTTCGTTTCTTATCAGGTATTCAACCAAATGGATTTTCTTATGAACTTAATATGGGCGAAGCATTTGAGTCTCCAGAGGCTATTATGACATTCTCTCATGAAGGGTTAAATGAGATGAGCCACCATATGCATGCATTCGTTCAGGATCATGTTGTACGTGGACCATGGAGAACGAAAGAGCGTCCGATCCTAATTAATAGTTGGGAGAGTTTTTATTTTGACTATAATCAAAGTAAGTTATTAAAGCTTGCAAAACAGGCTAAGAGTGCAGGCGTTGAACTATTTGTTATCGATGATGGCTGGTTTGGTGAAAGAAACAGTGATGATTGTTCTCTTGGTGACTGGGATGTGAATCCGAAGAAATTCCCTGGTGGATTAATGGACTTCACAAAGAAGATCAAGGCATTAGATATGGAAGTTGGTATCTGGATCGAGCCAGAAATGGTCAACGAGAAGAGTAAGTTATATGAAGAGCATCCAGACTGGATCGTTGGAATTCCAAATCAGAGACAAGCACTGGGAAGAAATCAATATATTCTTGATCTTACAAGAAGTGAGGTAAGAGATCATATTGTAGCAAAGATCTGTGCTTTATTAGAAACATCTGGAGTATCTTATGTAAAATGGGATATGAATCGTATCTTTACTGACCAATATTCGATCAGCTTACCTGCTAATCGTCAAGGAGAGTTCATGCATCGCTATGTGATGGGACTTTATGAAGTGTTAGGTAGAATTACAAGCAGATTCCCTGAAGTATTATTAGAAAGCTGTGCAGCTAGTGGAAATCGTTTTGATCTTGGTATGCTTTGTTACTCACAACAGATCTGGGCAAGCGATAATACAGATGCTGTCTGCCGCGCAAGAATTCAATATGGTTATTCTTATGGATATCCAATGTCTGCACTTGCTTGTCATGTATCTTCCTGTCCAAATCATCAGACATTACGAAACACACCATTTGAGACTAGATTTCAAGTAGCAGCCTTTGGTGTACTCGGATATGAGTGTAATATTGCGGAGTTAAGTTCTTTTGAATTAGAACAGATGAAAGAGCAGATCCGTTTCTATAAAGAGAATCGAAAGAATCTTCAGTTTGGTACGTTCTATCGTAGTGAAGATAGTACAAAAGGCAACTATCAATGGATTACTGTATCAAAAGATCAAAGAAAAGCATATGCATTCTTGATGCAAAAAGAGATTCATGCTCATCATGCGGCATGTAAATTAAAGGTACGTGGATTAAATAAAGAATTCATTTATGAACTTAAGAATCGTCCATTGAAATTCAGTATCAAAGATTTTGGAAGCCTTGTAAATACAGTATCACCAGTTCATATTAAGAAGGATTCCATTGCTGAGAGTATTGCAGATCGCTTTGTTAAAATGGATTCAGAGAAGGAACATAAAGTAGCATCTGGTGATGTATTTATGTATGGCGGAGTTAAACTGCGTCCTTCCTTCTGTGGAGTAGGATATAATGAAAATACACGATTCTTTACCGAATATGGTTCAAGAATTTATGTAATTCAAGCAATTTAA
- a CDS encoding S-layer protein: MKLTKKLRIYFFLFSIILLMGNTQLVQAASNSKKIQFTNLKGQSLTLKKGQTKTLQYKITPSLANQKVTFSSSKPQIATINTKGKITAKKVGTTYITIKSKSDSKIAKKLKVQVTNNSYTRNDIKKKVRSIIKSQTNSSMSKVEQIKAIHDYMVLNCEYDKRSNRPASSYNPGDLLFTKTAVCEGYAQTFKLFMDELNVPCEIVTSLPMNHAWNRIKLYGKYYWVDVTWDDPINQPKSFVEHSYFLINDEILLKTHLWDTKVGSAKGGDYLLYGYGGKFAKSVSMIEKSFQNQYKKNPTEISFAFKKSNEKKFVAKLNELAASKGFELSKSYLKCGTKGNYQYVTYSLPDNKDRSFVANKTELEKVFQKQLSSDHYFWVNYFCKKENASTFNSYFEKYALSKGYSAGTPTMKTYGKYKIISYNLSSQYKKALASSPEGLKAKFNELYGQSGVKTMTLLYSADQIANATDILAAAAMQNGRGITRLETDNLGHNYKVTTISLTEQLTKNVYVASEEELRALFYAQSGKSTKITFTCLPANFDAFSSAITDLANATGRSFGSSFTYSTYYSEYSIEFND; the protein is encoded by the coding sequence ATGAAATTGACAAAGAAACTACGAATCTATTTTTTCCTATTTAGTATTATTCTACTTATGGGAAATACCCAGCTCGTTCAAGCAGCATCTAATTCAAAGAAAATTCAGTTTACCAATCTAAAGGGGCAATCGCTCACCTTAAAAAAAGGACAGACGAAGACGCTCCAATATAAGATTACCCCCTCTTTGGCTAATCAGAAAGTTACCTTTTCCAGTTCAAAGCCCCAAATAGCAACCATCAATACAAAAGGAAAAATTACAGCTAAGAAGGTTGGAACTACATACATAACAATAAAAAGTAAATCCGATTCCAAGATTGCAAAAAAATTAAAAGTTCAGGTAACAAATAACAGCTATACAAGAAATGACATCAAAAAGAAGGTAAGAAGTATTATTAAATCACAGACAAACTCCTCCATGAGTAAAGTGGAGCAGATCAAAGCCATCCACGACTATATGGTTCTTAACTGTGAATATGATAAAAGGTCCAACAGACCAGCATCTTCTTATAATCCTGGTGATCTTTTATTTACAAAGACAGCGGTTTGTGAAGGTTATGCCCAGACATTTAAGCTCTTTATGGATGAATTAAACGTTCCTTGCGAAATTGTTACCAGCCTTCCTATGAATCACGCATGGAATCGTATCAAACTATATGGGAAGTATTATTGGGTAGATGTCACTTGGGATGATCCAATTAATCAGCCAAAATCCTTTGTGGAACATAGCTATTTTCTCATCAATGATGAAATATTACTAAAAACCCATCTATGGGATACGAAAGTAGGCTCAGCAAAAGGAGGGGATTACCTTCTCTACGGATATGGCGGTAAATTTGCTAAATCTGTATCTATGATTGAAAAAAGCTTTCAGAACCAATATAAGAAAAATCCTACCGAAATCTCATTTGCCTTTAAAAAGAGCAATGAAAAGAAATTTGTAGCAAAGCTAAATGAATTAGCCGCTTCAAAAGGATTCGAACTATCGAAAAGCTATCTAAAATGTGGAACAAAAGGAAACTATCAATATGTAACCTACTCCTTACCAGACAACAAAGATAGAAGTTTTGTAGCAAACAAAACCGAACTTGAAAAGGTATTTCAAAAACAGCTTTCCTCAGATCATTATTTTTGGGTGAACTACTTCTGTAAAAAAGAAAATGCAAGTACGTTTAACAGCTACTTTGAAAAGTATGCATTATCCAAAGGTTATTCTGCTGGTACACCAACAATGAAAACCTATGGAAAGTATAAAATAATCTCTTACAACCTATCTTCTCAGTATAAAAAAGCGCTTGCAAGCTCTCCAGAAGGACTAAAAGCGAAGTTTAATGAGCTATATGGACAATCTGGAGTAAAGACTATGACTCTACTTTATTCAGCCGATCAGATTGCCAATGCAACTGATATTCTTGCAGCCGCGGCTATGCAAAACGGTCGTGGGATCACTAGACTTGAGACTGATAACTTAGGTCATAATTATAAGGTCACTACAATTTCTCTAACAGAACAACTGACTAAAAATGTCTATGTTGCCTCAGAAGAGGAATTAAGAGCACTTTTTTATGCACAGTCAGGGAAATCTACTAAGATTACATTTACCTGCCTTCCTGCCAATTTTGACGCGTTTAGCTCTGCTATTACAGACTTAGCTAATGCAACCGGTCGATCTTTTGGCTCCTCTTTCACTTACAGTACTTACTATAGCGAATATTCCATCGAATTTAATGATTAA
- a CDS encoding patatin-like protein, with protein MGKYRILTIDGGGMRGIISAIILVELERQLKRFSGNSNARISDYFEMFGCTSAGSIIGALLLCPDERKRPKYSAKDTYDLFFTKRKEVFKRRNRMPLHIVQGTKYENEAFSRLLYEYLGDLRLSQMLCPCVMTSYDTWGRKPVLFNSKEAMQYGTDDYYVRNIVLASTAAPTYFPPVHEEVDGRMEECLIDGGAVANNPALYTLLEAIRVSKQLKYEDIYLFSVGNICNRNRYSYSDIKKCGLLGWSKPFLDIFVDSSIENTDYQLKAMFKAWGIKDQYLRIEMETEDDIPELDRIDKKSVERMIVFGDEMVRRQRREIADFARMIVKS; from the coding sequence ATGGGTAAATATCGTATCTTGACTATTGACGGGGGAGGAATGAGAGGAATCATTTCCGCTATAATTTTAGTTGAGTTAGAACGACAGCTGAAACGTTTTAGCGGGAATTCGAATGCTAGAATATCAGATTATTTTGAAATGTTTGGATGCACCAGTGCTGGCTCGATCATAGGAGCATTATTGCTATGCCCAGATGAAAGAAAACGACCTAAATATTCAGCAAAGGATACCTATGATCTGTTTTTTACGAAGAGGAAGGAGGTATTTAAAAGACGTAATCGAATGCCACTGCATATCGTCCAAGGAACTAAATATGAAAATGAGGCGTTCTCCAGACTACTATATGAATACTTAGGAGATCTGCGTTTGAGTCAAATGTTATGCCCTTGTGTTATGACTTCTTATGATACCTGGGGACGAAAACCGGTATTATTTAATTCTAAAGAAGCCATGCAATATGGAACAGATGACTATTATGTGAGAAATATTGTATTGGCATCGACAGCAGCACCAACCTATTTCCCGCCTGTTCATGAAGAAGTGGATGGAAGAATGGAAGAATGTCTGATCGATGGTGGTGCCGTGGCAAATAATCCGGCATTATATACATTACTTGAGGCAATTAGAGTATCGAAGCAGTTAAAATATGAGGATATCTATCTTTTTTCGGTAGGAAATATCTGTAATCGAAATCGTTATTCATATAGTGATATCAAGAAATGCGGATTACTTGGCTGGTCGAAGCCATTTTTGGATATTTTTGTAGACAGCTCTATTGAAAATACAGATTATCAGTTAAAGGCCATGTTTAAGGCATGGGGGATTAAAGACCAGTATTTACGAATTGAAATGGAAACAGAGGATGATATACCAGAATTAGATCGAATTGATAAAAAGAGTGTAGAACGAATGATCGTATTTGGAGATGAGATGGTAAGAAGGCAGCGAAGAGAAATTGCCGATTTCGCAAGAATGATAGTAAAAAGCTAG
- a CDS encoding oxidoreductase, short chain dehydrogenase/reductase family — translation MYPVYRYTGKQTLCDTVMTTFIPQQQNRQPGYEYMMIPPPITENAYYQASQKLKNQVAIITGGDSGIGRAIALAYAKEGCQIVFTYLTETEDAITTEKMIRDLGSSPLVIPIDLTVKKNAEYVIEQTLKEFGQINILVNNQGIQFNTPDIENITEEQLLLVFQTNLFSYIYMIQAALPHLNEGACIINTAGAIAYQGSPVFIDASAASGGIVSLTRSLAPSLAKKKIRINGVAPGAIWTPLIPSSYSAKEVTTFGTNTEKTLLNRAGQPFEAASCYVFLASDDASFMTGQFLHPNGGLIMMS, via the coding sequence ATGTATCCTGTCTATCGCTATACAGGAAAACAAACGCTTTGTGATACGGTAATGACTACCTTTATTCCGCAACAGCAAAACAGACAGCCTGGTTATGAATATATGATGATTCCACCGCCAATTACTGAAAATGCATATTATCAAGCAAGTCAAAAGCTAAAAAATCAGGTTGCCATCATTACTGGTGGGGATAGTGGCATCGGTCGTGCCATAGCACTTGCCTATGCAAAAGAAGGATGCCAAATTGTCTTTACCTATCTTACAGAAACTGAGGATGCGATCACAACTGAAAAAATGATTCGTGATCTAGGGAGCTCTCCTTTGGTCATTCCTATTGATCTGACAGTAAAGAAAAATGCAGAATATGTGATTGAACAAACGCTCAAAGAATTTGGTCAGATCAATATTCTGGTAAATAATCAGGGGATTCAATTTAATACTCCGGACATAGAAAACATTACAGAAGAACAGCTTCTGCTTGTCTTTCAAACGAATTTATTCAGTTATATTTACATGATTCAGGCCGCCTTACCTCATCTTAACGAGGGTGCTTGCATTATCAATACTGCCGGAGCTATTGCCTATCAAGGAAGTCCTGTCTTTATCGATGCAAGTGCTGCCAGTGGAGGAATTGTCTCTTTAACTCGTTCCTTGGCTCCCAGTCTTGCGAAAAAGAAAATTCGGATCAATGGTGTCGCACCAGGTGCAATATGGACGCCTTTGATTCCGTCTTCTTACTCAGCAAAAGAGGTCACTACCTTTGGAACCAATACGGAGAAAACATTGCTCAATCGAGCCGGCCAGCCATTTGAAGCCGCTTCTTGTTATGTATTTTTAGCATCTGATGATGCTAGCTTTATGACAGGGCAATTTCTTCATCCAAATGGCGGACTGATCATGATGTCATAA
- a CDS encoding substrate-specific component RibU of riboflavin ECF transporter gives MKQNKLTNVRNLVLIAMLGALSAILMLFKFPLPFAPSFYTVDIGDLPVLIGSFAIGPLAGVIIALVKNIINLVLNGTTTMFVGELANFLNSAALVLPAALIYHRNKTKKSAIMGLVCGVIIATIASCILNVYVTLPLYCNAYGWKLDKIIDMAKAVNGLVTNLNTYVICAVVPFNLVKGGLTSLITIVIYKYVSKYIHSYQNH, from the coding sequence ATGAAACAAAACAAACTCACTAATGTAAGAAACTTAGTATTAATTGCCATGCTTGGTGCACTCAGTGCGATCTTAATGTTATTTAAGTTTCCTCTTCCATTTGCACCATCTTTTTACACGGTAGATATTGGAGATCTTCCTGTATTGATCGGTTCTTTTGCGATCGGCCCACTTGCCGGTGTTATCATCGCATTAGTTAAGAATATCATCAATCTTGTACTCAATGGAACTACTACGATGTTCGTTGGTGAACTTGCTAACTTTTTAAATAGTGCAGCATTAGTTCTTCCTGCAGCACTCATCTACCATCGCAACAAAACGAAGAAGTCTGCAATAATGGGACTAGTATGTGGTGTTATTATTGCAACGATTGCTTCTTGTATCCTTAACGTATACGTAACACTACCACTCTATTGTAACGCTTATGGATGGAAACTCGATAAAATCATTGATATGGCCAAGGCTGTGAATGGTCTTGTTACTAACTTAAACACTTATGTCATCTGTGCGGTTGTTCCTTTCAATCTTGTAAAGGGCGGACTGACCTCTTTGATCACTATTGTCATTTATAAATATGTATCAAAATACATCCACTCTTATCAAAATCATTAG